One Actinomycetota bacterium genomic window, CTTCGGCGACTCACCTGCGGTTCCCGCGTCCTGTCACCGCCGGAGCGGCGGGACGGTACCACGGGCCTTTCAAGGTCGTCAAAGACTTCCCACCTGCCCGGTCAGCGTACTCCTGGTGGAGCACCGCCCGCCACGTCGTCACCTTCACACAGAAGCGCCGCCCTGCGCCCCGACCTGCTGGGCGTCAGGACGGCCACCGAACAGCCGTCGGATCGAATCCTCTTGGCGCTCGGCGACCTCCTGTCTTCCGATGCCGACGCCGCTGGCGTCGTCCCGGAGAGGTCCTCGGTCTCGAAGAACTTCCCTGCTTGCAGCCTGGAGAAGGTAGCACCGGCGTCGACAGCGTGTCAACTTGGCACCGGCGCCTGGACCCCAGCAACCACAACGGTTCCAGCGCTGCGATGGGTCCAACGACCGGGACCGTGGCGGTATTCCGTGAGGGTCGGGCGAGGCCGGTGGGTCAGGACCCTGGGGCCTGCAGGCGGACCGGGGACCGCCGGCCGACGGTGAGCAGGCGCCCCTCGAGCTCCGCCGGCGGCCAGCTCTGCTCGATCGAGCCGACCGGCTGGCCGTCGAGGCGGACCGCCCCCTGGGTGACCAGCCGCCTGGCCTCGCCCCGCGACCCGACCAGACCGGCGTCGGCCAGCAGGGCGACCACCCAGACCTGGCCGTTGCGGACGGCGCCCTCGGGAATCGGCAGCGGCGTGGCCGGGCCGGCGTCGCCGCCTCCCCCGGCGCGCAGCCGGACCCCGGCGTCGAAGGCGGCCTCGGCGGCGGCCGCGGCCTCCGGCCCGTGGTACAGGGTGACGACCTCGCGGGCCAGGCGGCGCTTGACGTCGCGGGCGCCGGCGCCGCCGGCCTCGGTCTGGGCGGCCAGCCGGCCGGCCTCGTCCGGGTCCAGGTCGGTGGTGAGCCGCAGGTACTCGGGCACGACCTCGTCGGGGATCCGCATCAGCTTGCCGAACTGGGCCTCGGGGGGCTCGTCCAGGTAGATGCCGTTGTCGAGGCTCTTGGACATCTTCTGGACGCCGTCGGTCCCGCGCAGCAGCGGCATGGTGAGCACGATCTGGCCGGGCTGGCCGTGGGCCCGCTGCAGGTCACGGCCGATGTGCAGGTTGAAGGTCTGGTCGGTGCCGCCCAGCTCCACGTCGGCCTCGATGGCGACCGAGTCCATGCCCTGCATCAGCG contains:
- the tyrS gene encoding tyrosine--tRNA ligase translates to MPTPLAPVEEQLRVLTAGVAELHPRDGLAERLAAAKAEGRPLRVKLGIDPSSAHLTLGHAVVLRKLAQFQRFGHTVVLIIGNFTGLVGDPSGRSQTRKQQTEDEVTEHARTYLEQVAKVLDVDAAEVRRNADWLAPMTFADVARLAANVTVAKLLERDDFRTRYGAGQPISLVEFLYPLMQGMDSVAIEADVELGGTDQTFNLHIGRDLQRAHGQPGQIVLTMPLLRGTDGVQKMSKSLDNGIYLDEPPEAQFGKLMRIPDEVVPEYLRLTTDLDPDEAGRLAAQTEAGGAGARDVKRRLAREVVTLYHGPEAAAAAEAAFDAGVRLRAGGGGDAGPATPLPIPEGAVRNGQVWVVALLADAGLVGSRGEARRLVTQGAVRLDGQPVGSIEQSWPPAELEGRLLTVGRRSPVRLQAPGS